In one Prosthecobacter debontii genomic region, the following are encoded:
- a CDS encoding RluA family pseudouridine synthase — translation MDWTITEQSDIGQRLDKHLAGKLPDLSRSRLQDLVRDGHVTLNGRPTKASTALKAGDAVSITIPEATPVEVVAQDIPLEILFEDKDILVLNKPPGLVVHPAAGNPDGTLVNALLHHCDDLSGIGGEMRPGIVHRLDKDTSGCMVVAKNDIAHRRLTEAFSERRLSKIYLAAINGVPKDKSGRIQNMIGRHPVDRKRMAILYDGAGKEAVTEWEQLSVYKDAALIRCKLLTGRTHQIRVHMKESLGFPILGDPIYGHPSRQKVPTTRLMLHAWKLSFHHPIHDQPLKFEATVPVEYGPWMAK, via the coding sequence GTGGATTGGACCATCACAGAGCAGAGCGACATCGGACAACGGCTGGATAAACATCTGGCAGGCAAGCTTCCTGACCTATCTCGGTCACGGTTGCAAGATTTAGTTCGCGACGGACACGTGACTCTGAACGGACGCCCAACCAAAGCCAGCACTGCCTTGAAAGCTGGAGATGCCGTCTCCATCACCATTCCTGAGGCTACCCCTGTGGAAGTCGTTGCTCAGGACATCCCACTGGAGATTCTTTTCGAGGACAAGGACATCCTCGTCCTGAACAAACCCCCGGGTCTCGTCGTGCATCCTGCGGCCGGAAACCCAGACGGCACGCTGGTCAATGCGCTCCTCCATCACTGCGATGACCTCAGCGGGATCGGTGGCGAAATGCGCCCCGGCATCGTCCACCGTCTGGATAAGGACACCAGCGGCTGCATGGTCGTTGCCAAGAACGACATCGCCCACCGCCGCCTCACCGAAGCCTTTTCTGAACGTCGTCTGAGCAAAATCTACCTCGCGGCCATCAACGGCGTGCCCAAAGATAAAAGCGGCCGCATCCAGAACATGATCGGCCGCCACCCCGTGGATCGCAAACGCATGGCCATCCTTTACGATGGAGCCGGGAAGGAAGCCGTCACCGAGTGGGAACAGCTCTCCGTTTATAAAGACGCCGCTCTCATCCGCTGCAAATTGCTCACAGGCCGCACCCACCAGATCCGCGTGCATATGAAGGAAAGCCTCGGCTTCCCCATCCTCGGCGACCCCATCTACGGCCACCCCAGCCGCCAAAAAGTGCCCACCACCCGCCTCATGCTCCACGCCTGGAAGCTCAGCTTTCACCATCCGATTCATGACCAGCCGCTCAAGTTCGAAGCGACTGTGCCCGTGGAGTATGGACCGTGGATGGCGAAGTAA
- a CDS encoding RNA polymerase sigma factor, protein MTPLLHNITNVDLAALRDGMTSEICTRLVEQHRGLVMAACCRILRDSSLAEDAAQETFLLLTKKARHLPPQTSLPGWLYQTACRTALNLQRQARRRRVRESSPEAADSTLPQAPSEQWSELEAHLDEAMLKLTQRQRDLVIQCYFENQPQRAAAQALGISETVVSRELARAIESLRRFLAKRGVGISGATLVALLSTHAAKGVALSATPLLVSAMMATAKAGASASVATFTGQILALTTAMKLPLSAATTLLLVLAGYDLASSDSSLMYWLTGASHSEPPAGVNSKHGQNSRLSLSADEKAKWLAEARDIWAGAPRIPQQRLQQLMSQFLTESDPEKQFPILQDMGIKIQRSAFDQLVTTRTSAPAQSYQANFHLLKSLWKEFIRAHPREAVAWAYATSGYTSKDLNELDTVLAISAPSQRRNVAAWAAFMETSPDPRIPAHAQLWLEEWDHPGSIWAKAKEVGIEDTTIGGYLKTIITDEASSRSLPLLLGSPDAAFKSHHILALVPRLTTEQLLELADQHFTQDAEVANLLRATAGDPTASFEGAHAFLLKSTDPDPSKYDRTYADWAIECARTLYKQWLKLDPTAVLNPMLISSNRAYQEALFSEGVRSGNFTEDAVLQWLSETEPSTRDVYLATFYSAQEADDPERTLRRITQSNAIEDQVTAAKAILGHWARTRPEAAATWIEGLPVGADRQELAAEVASIWVGSHPKEALAYVQQQGLGLDALVGSLAFALRNQSEVSIQPLLQPFREDPDHDKVIVMTAGYRLPSQPDAAFRFMADHAVGDWQEMAVTEIARWLELHDSRSESFAQALSAQDLTSVSQERLQTLAERYIRNLAQQDQLEEALDWTLSLPVQAASQARSSAAQFAPQNIPYQTKMRAWIQKATLPAEEKSALFAIIDPHKRKGS, encoded by the coding sequence ATGACACCGCTTCTCCATAACATCACCAATGTCGATCTCGCGGCCTTGCGGGATGGGATGACCTCTGAGATCTGCACCCGCCTAGTCGAGCAGCATCGAGGGCTGGTGATGGCCGCCTGCTGCCGCATTCTCAGGGACTCCTCTCTAGCAGAAGATGCCGCGCAGGAGACCTTCCTCCTCCTGACAAAAAAAGCTCGCCATTTGCCGCCGCAGACCTCCCTACCTGGGTGGCTCTACCAGACCGCCTGCCGCACCGCACTTAATCTTCAACGGCAAGCTCGGCGTCGCCGCGTCCGTGAATCCTCTCCCGAGGCCGCAGACTCCACCCTGCCCCAGGCTCCCTCAGAGCAATGGAGTGAACTGGAGGCACATCTCGATGAAGCCATGCTTAAGCTGACTCAGCGGCAGCGTGACCTCGTCATCCAGTGTTACTTTGAAAACCAACCTCAGCGGGCAGCCGCTCAGGCTCTGGGTATCTCTGAAACGGTGGTCAGTCGCGAGTTGGCCCGTGCCATCGAATCTCTCCGACGCTTCCTCGCTAAGCGCGGCGTTGGGATCAGTGGAGCCACTCTCGTCGCGCTACTCTCCACACATGCAGCCAAAGGCGTCGCCCTGAGCGCAACGCCCCTTTTAGTTTCTGCCATGATGGCAACTGCCAAAGCTGGGGCGTCGGCCTCTGTGGCAACATTTACAGGTCAAATCCTTGCGTTGACTACAGCTATGAAGTTGCCCCTCAGCGCAGCCACCACTCTTTTGCTCGTCCTAGCAGGCTATGATCTCGCCTCTTCAGACTCGTCCTTGATGTATTGGTTGACGGGAGCTTCCCACTCTGAGCCCCCCGCTGGAGTAAATTCGAAGCATGGACAGAACTCAAGGCTGTCTCTCTCTGCCGATGAAAAAGCCAAGTGGCTGGCTGAAGCACGTGACATCTGGGCAGGAGCGCCTCGGATACCCCAACAGCGACTCCAACAGTTGATGAGCCAATTTCTCACCGAATCAGATCCCGAGAAACAGTTCCCCATCCTCCAAGACATGGGCATCAAGATCCAGCGATCCGCGTTCGATCAACTCGTCACCACTCGTACCTCCGCTCCTGCGCAATCGTATCAGGCCAATTTCCACCTGCTGAAAAGCCTTTGGAAAGAGTTCATCCGTGCCCATCCCCGCGAGGCCGTGGCCTGGGCTTATGCCACAAGTGGTTATACCAGCAAGGATCTGAACGAGCTAGATACCGTTCTTGCCATCAGCGCCCCGAGCCAACGACGGAACGTCGCCGCATGGGCCGCCTTCATGGAGACCAGTCCAGATCCGCGCATCCCCGCACATGCTCAACTCTGGTTGGAGGAGTGGGATCATCCCGGCAGCATCTGGGCCAAAGCCAAAGAGGTGGGTATTGAAGACACCACGATCGGTGGTTATCTAAAGACCATCATCACAGACGAGGCGTCCAGCCGATCACTGCCCCTCTTGTTAGGCAGTCCGGACGCCGCTTTCAAGAGCCACCACATCTTGGCCCTGGTCCCCCGCTTGACGACTGAGCAACTTCTGGAGCTGGCGGATCAACACTTCACTCAAGATGCAGAGGTAGCCAATCTCCTGCGTGCAACAGCAGGGGATCCCACCGCTTCATTCGAGGGCGCACATGCTTTTCTGCTAAAATCCACCGACCCCGACCCGTCCAAATACGACCGAACCTATGCGGACTGGGCCATCGAATGCGCCCGCACCCTCTACAAGCAATGGCTCAAGCTCGATCCGACGGCGGTTCTCAACCCCATGTTGATCAGCAGCAATCGAGCCTACCAAGAGGCACTCTTTTCGGAAGGAGTGCGCTCGGGTAACTTCACTGAAGACGCCGTTTTACAATGGCTCTCTGAAACGGAGCCCAGCACGCGAGACGTGTATCTGGCGACCTTTTATAGCGCTCAGGAAGCCGATGATCCTGAGAGAACTCTGCGCCGGATCACTCAATCCAACGCCATCGAAGATCAAGTCACAGCGGCGAAAGCCATTCTCGGCCATTGGGCGAGGACCAGACCGGAAGCCGCCGCCACTTGGATTGAGGGGTTGCCTGTGGGTGCTGATCGTCAAGAACTCGCGGCAGAAGTCGCCTCCATCTGGGTCGGCTCACACCCCAAGGAAGCTCTGGCCTATGTCCAGCAACAGGGACTAGGACTGGATGCCTTGGTTGGTAGCTTGGCCTTTGCACTCCGGAATCAATCCGAAGTCTCCATTCAGCCCCTCCTACAGCCATTTCGAGAAGATCCCGACCATGACAAAGTGATCGTGATGACTGCGGGTTACCGACTTCCTAGCCAGCCCGATGCCGCCTTTCGATTCATGGCGGATCATGCCGTCGGCGACTGGCAGGAAATGGCGGTCACAGAGATTGCTCGTTGGCTCGAACTTCACGATAGTCGATCCGAGTCCTTTGCCCAGGCCCTGAGCGCGCAAGATCTCACATCAGTCTCCCAAGAACGCCTCCAAACTCTGGCGGAGCGATACATTCGAAACTTAGCTCAACAGGACCAGCTTGAAGAAGCCCTCGACTGGACCCTCTCTCTACCCGTGCAGGCAGCTTCCCAGGCCCGATCATCCGCCGCACAGTTTGCTCCTCAGAACATCCCTTACCAAACCAAGATGCGGGCATGGATCCAGAAAGCCACCCTTCCCGCCGAAGAGAAAAGCGCATTGTTCGCCATCATTGATCCCCACAAAAGGAAAGGAAGTTAG
- a CDS encoding amidohydrolase family protein, whose amino-acid sequence MKPGVSRRHFLSRSAALAALPMLTSTATPVQSRIVDCNAHLGEHPNRRLLPITEDFLRDRNIQEAWVAPFEALLQRDLTAVNARHVARCAGRLKPVGVVHPGLPGWLDDLRRCREEHGLQMLRLYPGYHGYTLSDASLVRLMEEATAAGMRVQIVAQMEDMRTQHPLLQVKPVDFKPLAALLKQVPEARIMILNANAVMAQTVLRGLPDLWIDMAMIEGVGGVENLLQHWPADRLVFGSHAPFFYAESALLKLEESELTEAQLTAIKQGNAQAWGN is encoded by the coding sequence ATGAAGCCAGGCGTTTCTCGTCGTCATTTTCTAAGCCGGAGTGCAGCTCTCGCCGCGTTACCGATGCTGACCTCGACAGCAACTCCGGTGCAGTCTCGCATCGTCGATTGCAATGCCCATCTGGGTGAGCATCCAAATCGCCGCTTGCTGCCTATCACGGAAGATTTTCTGCGGGATCGAAACATCCAGGAAGCTTGGGTAGCTCCCTTTGAAGCTCTACTCCAGCGTGATCTGACCGCTGTGAATGCACGCCATGTGGCGCGTTGTGCGGGGCGTCTGAAGCCTGTCGGTGTGGTGCATCCCGGTTTACCAGGTTGGCTGGATGATCTGCGCCGCTGTCGGGAGGAGCATGGGCTTCAAATGCTACGCCTTTATCCGGGTTATCATGGCTACACTTTGAGTGATGCATCCTTGGTTAGGTTGATGGAGGAAGCGACAGCGGCTGGGATGCGGGTGCAGATCGTGGCTCAGATGGAAGACATGCGCACCCAACACCCGCTGCTCCAAGTGAAGCCCGTGGATTTTAAACCGCTGGCTGCCTTATTGAAACAAGTCCCAGAGGCCCGGATCATGATCCTGAATGCCAATGCGGTCATGGCTCAAACCGTGTTACGCGGACTGCCAGACCTCTGGATTGACATGGCCATGATTGAGGGAGTGGGCGGTGTGGAAAATCTACTTCAGCACTGGCCGGCAGATCGCTTGGTCTTCGGCAGTCATGCCCCCTTTTTCTATGCCGAATCTGCGCTGTTGAAGCTGGAGGAGTCGGAACTGACGGAGGCTCAATTGACCGCCATCAAACAGGGCAACGCCCAGGCCTGGGGAAACTAG
- a CDS encoding amidohydrolase family protein, protein MRIWDLHCHLSGIAGLNPEDRLTNLLRYADRVGIERLCVYMGLKFIQDPTPEELTQQNDDVLKALAKHSDRAFGFVYLSAKHIDHSLSELERCVANGPMVGVKLWVAGRCDNPATDPIIHRAAELKAVIFQHTWFKTQGNPKGESTPNDMVALARRFPSVPMICGHTGGTWELGVRAIRDCPNLYADLAGSDPTAGMTEMAVRELGPHRVLYGSDAGGRSFASQLAKVHGAQIRAADKQRIFCDNLRQLMLPILKQKGISA, encoded by the coding sequence ATGCGCATTTGGGATCTTCACTGTCACCTCAGCGGTATTGCGGGCCTGAACCCTGAGGATCGGTTGACGAACTTGCTGCGCTACGCGGACCGCGTCGGTATCGAGCGCCTCTGTGTTTACATGGGTCTTAAGTTCATTCAGGACCCGACTCCCGAGGAACTGACGCAGCAGAATGATGACGTTCTGAAAGCTCTCGCCAAGCACAGCGACCGTGCCTTTGGGTTTGTCTATCTCAGCGCGAAACATATCGACCACAGTTTGTCTGAACTGGAGCGCTGTGTGGCGAACGGTCCCATGGTCGGGGTGAAACTCTGGGTCGCAGGCCGATGCGACAATCCCGCGACCGATCCCATCATCCATCGTGCAGCCGAGCTGAAAGCGGTGATCTTTCAGCACACTTGGTTTAAGACCCAGGGGAATCCTAAGGGGGAGTCCACGCCGAATGACATGGTGGCCCTGGCCCGCCGGTTCCCCTCAGTGCCTATGATCTGTGGCCACACCGGCGGCACTTGGGAACTGGGGGTCCGCGCGATTCGAGACTGCCCCAATCTCTATGCCGATCTGGCGGGTAGCGATCCCACCGCAGGGATGACCGAGATGGCCGTGCGTGAACTCGGTCCCCATCGTGTCCTCTATGGTAGCGATGCCGGAGGTCGTAGTTTTGCCAGCCAGCTTGCCAAGGTGCATGGGGCACAGATCCGTGCTGCGGATAAGCAGCGCATCTTTTGTGACAACCTGCGTCAACTCATGTTGCCCATCCTCAAACAGAAAGGCATTTCCGCATGA
- a CDS encoding magnesium transporter, whose protein sequence is MSREDDANLLEDVRERAPYEAADLLETLPAADGVRVLEALNPMVAQQVLHEMTAEHRCVVIAAAPIEKAHQWMRNQEYPEDSVGWLMEPPVAVFRPSMTIRDTIEALRKLTKRAFITYGYVTDDANRLLGVLVFRDLMLGKPEALLSEVMYKAIFALKPDMELTEAMKLTVNRHLPVYPVCDEEGRLLGLVRGQNLFEARAIEISAQAGTMVGVNDEERLSTPVLHSLRFRHPWLQINLVTAFLAAAVVGFFEHTLDRLVLLAAFLPVLAGQSGNTGCQALAVALRGMTLGDLKEGDERRLVMKEGALGLLNGALVGVSAGVGMFIYARMQGNAQAWLLGLVVWLSMVASCIVSGLCGALIPLALRKLGADPATASSIFLTTATDVVSMGVFLSLATVLV, encoded by the coding sequence ATGAGTCGGGAAGACGATGCCAATCTCCTTGAAGATGTCCGTGAACGAGCGCCCTATGAGGCGGCGGACCTACTGGAGACTCTGCCCGCAGCCGATGGGGTCCGCGTCTTGGAAGCCCTGAATCCCATGGTTGCCCAGCAGGTGCTCCATGAGATGACGGCTGAGCATCGCTGCGTCGTCATCGCCGCAGCCCCCATCGAGAAAGCTCATCAGTGGATGCGCAACCAGGAGTATCCTGAAGATTCGGTCGGCTGGCTGATGGAGCCCCCAGTTGCCGTCTTTCGTCCTTCCATGACGATTCGGGACACCATTGAAGCCCTGCGTAAGCTGACGAAGCGGGCTTTCATCACCTACGGCTATGTCACCGATGACGCGAATAGGCTCCTCGGAGTTCTGGTGTTTAGAGATCTGATGCTTGGCAAACCGGAAGCTTTGCTCTCGGAGGTCATGTATAAAGCGATCTTTGCCCTGAAGCCCGACATGGAATTGACGGAAGCCATGAAACTGACGGTCAACCGGCATCTTCCGGTCTATCCCGTCTGTGATGAGGAAGGCAGACTGCTCGGACTGGTGCGCGGTCAAAACTTATTTGAGGCTCGCGCCATCGAGATCAGTGCTCAGGCCGGAACGATGGTGGGTGTGAATGATGAGGAACGTCTGAGCACCCCCGTGCTGCATAGCCTGCGCTTCCGGCATCCGTGGCTGCAAATCAATCTGGTGACCGCCTTTCTGGCCGCCGCTGTGGTCGGTTTCTTCGAGCACACGCTGGATCGGCTCGTTCTCCTGGCGGCCTTTCTCCCCGTTCTTGCCGGACAGTCTGGAAACACTGGATGTCAGGCCCTGGCCGTGGCCCTGCGAGGCATGACCTTGGGCGATCTGAAAGAAGGCGACGAACGCCGACTGGTGATGAAGGAAGGCGCTCTTGGCCTACTCAATGGTGCCCTGGTCGGCGTGAGTGCAGGCGTGGGCATGTTCATCTACGCCCGCATGCAGGGGAATGCGCAAGCTTGGCTCCTGGGGCTCGTCGTTTGGCTTTCCATGGTGGCCAGTTGCATCGTCAGTGGCTTATGTGGGGCCTTGATCCCGCTCGCTTTGAGAAAGCTGGGAGCCGACCCAGCCACCGCCTCCAGCATCTTCCTCACGACGGCCACGGATGTGGTCAGCATGGGCGTCTTTCTCAGTCTAGCCACGGTGCTGGTTTGA
- the fabD gene encoding ACP S-malonyltransferase: MPKQVVLLFAGQGAQKVGMGKDLAEAYPAVRELLDQADAALGYSLSQVMFEGPMEELTKTSRCQPALYAHGLALLKVLKDKVPDLEVTAAAGLSLGEFTAHAAAGTFDFATGLNLVFQRGSFMEEACENTKGAMLAMIGGEESAIRELAAESDVDVANLNAPGQIVLSGSVEGIEAAAAKSKEKGIKRAIPLPVAGAYHSRLMKSAQDKLAVVLEQAAIVSPAVPVVCNFEARPVNRPEEIRATLTAQVTGSVRWVESMQHLISQGHTLFIELGPDATLAGLMGKIDKSVRVISIKDTATLDAAVAELTA, from the coding sequence ATGCCAAAACAAGTCGTCCTTCTTTTCGCCGGTCAGGGAGCCCAAAAAGTGGGCATGGGTAAAGACCTTGCCGAAGCCTATCCTGCCGTGCGTGAGCTCCTGGATCAGGCGGATGCCGCCTTGGGTTACTCCTTGTCGCAAGTGATGTTCGAAGGGCCGATGGAAGAGCTGACCAAAACCAGCCGCTGCCAGCCTGCTTTGTATGCTCATGGCCTGGCTCTGCTGAAAGTGCTGAAGGATAAAGTGCCGGATCTGGAAGTCACCGCAGCCGCGGGTCTGTCCCTGGGGGAATTCACCGCGCATGCAGCCGCGGGCACCTTTGACTTCGCCACCGGTCTGAACCTTGTGTTCCAGCGCGGCAGCTTCATGGAAGAAGCCTGCGAAAACACCAAAGGGGCCATGCTGGCCATGATCGGCGGTGAAGAAAGCGCCATCCGTGAATTGGCGGCTGAGAGCGATGTGGATGTCGCCAACCTCAATGCCCCGGGCCAGATCGTGCTCAGCGGCAGCGTGGAGGGCATCGAAGCCGCAGCGGCCAAGTCCAAGGAAAAAGGCATCAAGCGCGCGATCCCGCTGCCGGTGGCTGGGGCCTACCACAGCCGTCTGATGAAGAGCGCTCAAGACAAGCTGGCTGTGGTGCTGGAGCAGGCGGCCATCGTCAGTCCCGCCGTGCCGGTGGTGTGCAACTTTGAGGCTCGCCCAGTCAACCGCCCTGAAGAGATCCGCGCGACCCTCACCGCCCAGGTCACCGGCAGCGTGCGTTGGGTGGAGTCCATGCAGCACCTGATTTCCCAGGGCCACACTCTCTTCATCGAGCTGGGACCTGATGCCACCCTAGCCGGTCTGATGGGGAAAATTGATAAGAGCGTGAGGGTGATCTCCATCAAGGATACCGCCACCCTGGATGCAGCAGTGGCGGAGTTGACGGCGTGA
- a CDS encoding glycerate kinase, whose translation MRILIASDKYKGSLTATQVAQTISQALRETLPEVDCDLCPIADGGEGTTEAMVTALGGEWLSAPVEDAQGRPLEARYGLCRRQGILEMSAASGLALVTDLPLKPETASTYGTGLMMKHAAAHGAERILIGIGGSATNDGGLGMAAALGWRFLDESGQELPAVMEQMHRLHQVEKLVDFACPVLVACDVENPLLGERGATRVYGRQKGVQDAAWFEERLDRMAEVVASAIGSDPRDVPGAGAAGGLGWGLMAFCGARLTSGFDVVAEQIGLEKRVAEADLIITGEGRLDAQTLHGKGPVGIAQMARRLGKRVIAFAGSIEENAELRARFDLAYAIKPAEMPLTEAVARAQELLDQTVRASAPEIRALGVG comes from the coding sequence ATGCGCATTCTCATTGCCAGTGACAAATACAAAGGCTCTCTGACCGCCACCCAAGTGGCCCAGACCATCTCTCAGGCTCTGCGGGAAACTCTTCCGGAAGTGGACTGTGATCTGTGCCCGATCGCCGATGGTGGCGAAGGGACAACGGAGGCGATGGTTACGGCTCTGGGCGGCGAGTGGCTGTCGGCCCCTGTGGAGGATGCTCAGGGACGTCCGCTGGAGGCGCGTTATGGCCTCTGCCGGCGCCAGGGCATTTTGGAAATGAGCGCGGCCAGCGGTTTGGCTTTAGTCACGGATCTCCCTCTGAAGCCTGAAACGGCCAGCACCTACGGCACGGGGCTGATGATGAAGCATGCGGCGGCCCACGGTGCTGAGCGTATCCTCATCGGCATCGGCGGCAGTGCCACGAATGATGGCGGGCTGGGCATGGCCGCCGCTTTGGGATGGCGTTTCCTGGACGAGTCGGGGCAGGAATTACCCGCGGTGATGGAGCAGATGCATCGCCTCCACCAGGTAGAGAAATTGGTGGACTTCGCGTGTCCGGTGCTGGTGGCTTGTGATGTGGAGAATCCTTTGTTAGGTGAAAGGGGGGCGACTCGGGTCTATGGTCGCCAGAAGGGTGTGCAGGATGCGGCTTGGTTTGAAGAGCGCTTAGACCGGATGGCAGAGGTGGTGGCCTCGGCCATCGGGAGTGATCCTCGAGATGTGCCAGGGGCCGGGGCGGCAGGCGGTCTGGGCTGGGGCTTGATGGCTTTCTGTGGAGCACGGCTGACCTCAGGTTTTGATGTCGTGGCGGAGCAGATCGGGCTGGAGAAGCGGGTGGCTGAGGCGGATCTGATCATCACCGGAGAAGGTCGGCTGGATGCGCAGACGCTGCATGGGAAGGGGCCTGTAGGCATTGCGCAGATGGCGCGTCGCCTGGGCAAACGCGTCATCGCTTTTGCAGGTAGCATCGAAGAAAACGCCGAGTTGCGGGCACGCTTTGACTTAGCGTACGCCATCAAACCCGCCGAGATGCCTCTGACTGAAGCGGTAGCCCGTGCTCAAGAGCTTTTGGATCAAACAGTTCGAGCAAGTGCCCCGGAGATTCGGGCTTTGGGGGTGGGATGA
- a CDS encoding c-type cytochrome translates to MNRLQKLLTVFAPFAFSCGELSAHPLQAEPINHAYVFGFDQYNLPEDPDEHVVEGGYLLLGELNCTACHTPPKAWQERLAAKPGPNLAGVGSRLDADSLWLLIRSPQHRKKGTQMPGLFANEEGDAEKVEALTEYLSSLKQDVKAMPAGDIERGKELYHKVGCVACHEPATDYRPAKAAADVEVEKPGLASVPIALADAYDVNALAEFLFNPLTHRPSGRMPNMRLSEQEAADIAAYLHIGRTPEKATERAALKIASQGVAKGKEVFAQMRCTACHTTEPKSEPLATAPVQALAELKMLDHGCLADKQPSGTPRYDLNELQKRALRLAITAIQQPTVPALTTNQKVDWQMTRLNCYACHDRDGKGGPEDPRAQYFGSNDGSAESLGELAHLPPNLDNVGRKLTAEWLKKVLWGEGGSVRPYMDTRMPNFGEAQTEMFVGLLPEADKREQSVEIDVSGLAKHHRAETGRQLMGATGLACVACHGLKERKSLGPPVIRLTHTVERLQPEYFKELLLNPQATQPGTMMPPMFMGRKKADQEIESIWIYLKELEGQPLPEGLLSTEDFELKPEKEGKPIVFRSFIEGAGTHAIAVGFPQGLHATFDPVQGRFTQIWRGRFLDAMSNWQTREMLPIKPLGTDVKALPEVSGVRVFGGYKLDAQGVPTFLYTVDGEPVEETLRPAADGKSFEHVTQIKGKIQKEVLSW, encoded by the coding sequence ATGAACCGTCTTCAGAAATTGCTTACCGTTTTTGCGCCTTTTGCGTTTTCTTGCGGCGAGTTGTCTGCCCATCCGCTCCAGGCGGAACCGATCAATCACGCTTACGTCTTCGGTTTTGATCAATACAATCTTCCCGAAGATCCCGATGAACATGTGGTCGAGGGTGGATACTTGTTGTTAGGTGAGCTTAACTGCACAGCCTGCCACACGCCACCCAAGGCTTGGCAAGAAAGGCTGGCCGCTAAGCCGGGACCGAATCTCGCTGGAGTCGGCTCACGCTTGGATGCGGACAGTCTGTGGCTGCTCATTCGCAGTCCGCAGCATCGGAAGAAGGGCACACAGATGCCCGGTCTCTTTGCCAATGAAGAAGGCGATGCCGAGAAGGTGGAAGCCCTGACGGAATATCTGAGCTCCCTCAAGCAGGACGTGAAAGCCATGCCTGCGGGGGACATTGAACGCGGTAAGGAACTCTATCACAAGGTGGGCTGCGTGGCCTGTCATGAACCCGCTACGGATTACCGTCCTGCGAAAGCGGCTGCGGATGTGGAGGTCGAGAAGCCCGGTCTTGCGTCGGTGCCGATTGCCTTGGCCGATGCCTATGATGTGAACGCTTTGGCGGAGTTTCTTTTCAATCCGCTCACCCATCGGCCCTCTGGTCGCATGCCAAACATGCGCTTGAGTGAGCAGGAAGCGGCTGACATCGCAGCTTACCTGCACATTGGCCGCACGCCGGAGAAAGCGACCGAACGTGCCGCTTTGAAAATCGCTTCTCAAGGCGTGGCCAAGGGCAAGGAAGTCTTTGCTCAGATGCGCTGCACCGCTTGCCATACCACCGAGCCCAAATCCGAGCCGCTGGCTACAGCTCCGGTTCAAGCCTTGGCTGAGTTGAAGATGCTCGATCATGGCTGTCTGGCGGACAAGCAGCCCTCCGGCACTCCGCGCTATGATCTGAATGAACTTCAGAAACGCGCTCTGCGTCTCGCCATCACCGCGATTCAGCAACCGACTGTGCCAGCCCTGACGACTAACCAGAAGGTGGATTGGCAAATGACCCGCTTGAATTGCTACGCCTGTCATGATCGCGATGGCAAAGGTGGGCCGGAAGATCCTCGTGCTCAATACTTCGGCTCCAACGACGGTAGTGCCGAGTCGCTCGGTGAGCTGGCGCATCTGCCGCCGAATCTGGATAACGTCGGGCGTAAGCTGACGGCGGAGTGGTTGAAAAAAGTGCTCTGGGGAGAAGGCGGTAGCGTGCGACCTTACATGGACACGCGCATGCCGAACTTTGGCGAAGCACAGACCGAGATGTTCGTGGGACTCTTGCCTGAAGCCGATAAGCGTGAGCAGTCTGTGGAGATCGATGTGAGCGGTTTGGCAAAGCATCACCGCGCGGAGACAGGACGGCAATTGATGGGTGCCACCGGTTTGGCTTGTGTGGCTTGTCATGGCTTAAAAGAGCGGAAATCTCTCGGCCCACCGGTGATCCGTCTCACCCATACCGTGGAGCGTTTGCAGCCGGAGTATTTTAAGGAGTTGCTGCTTAACCCGCAAGCCACCCAACCTGGCACCATGATGCCGCCGATGTTTATGGGCCGGAAGAAGGCAGACCAAGAAATCGAATCCATTTGGATCTATCTCAAAGAGTTGGAAGGGCAGCCTTTGCCGGAAGGTCTTCTTTCCACCGAGGACTTCGAATTGAAGCCCGAGAAAGAGGGCAAACCCATCGTGTTCCGCAGCTTCATCGAGGGGGCAGGGACTCATGCCATTGCAGTCGGTTTCCCCCAGGGACTCCATGCTACCTTCGATCCCGTGCAGGGACGTTTTACCCAGATTTGGCGCGGACGTTTTCTCGATGCCATGAGCAACTGGCAGACCCGCGAGATGCTGCCGATCAAACCGCTTGGCACCGATGTAAAGGCCTTGCCTGAAGTCAGTGGTGTGCGGGTGTTTGGAGGTTACAAGCTCGATGCCCAAGGCGTGCCGACCTTTCTCTACACCGTGGATGGTGAGCCTGTGGAAGAGACGTTGCGTCCTGCTGCTGATGGCAAGAGCTTCGAGCATGTGACTCAGATCAAAGGTAAGATTCAGAAGGAGGTTCTGTCATGGTAA